Proteins encoded by one window of Nicotiana tabacum cultivar K326 chromosome 10, ASM71507v2, whole genome shotgun sequence:
- the LOC107808461 gene encoding ABC transporter G family member 10-like, with protein MELPVTAPDSGGRNKVSYTIETINLSYALPSLHDEFSWIFCCNIPKIPQKFIIKDVNCEARPGQITAIAGPSGAGKTTLLEILAGKISPTKVTGQVRVNGHPVNAKCFRRLSGYVTQEDALFPLLTVEETLMYSALLRLPGGEKEAANRVGVLIKELGLEHVAGSRVGEGSNKGISGGERRRVSIGVELVHDPAVILIDEPTSGLDSASALHVISLLQLMVANQGKTIVLTIHQPGFRILELFDRLVLLSNGCVLHNGSLKYLEERIKFSGLQIPPHINVLEFAIDVTGSIVIQTSETPNIHFYLKDHDEKRESLRVDDEGITISNHNDIVEKCPFYSNSHIEEILILGGRFCKNIFRTKQLFATRIIQALVAGFILGSIFMNVDNNLGQVAFQTRLGFFAFSLTFLLSSMTEGLPIFLQERRIFMRETSRGAYRVSSYVVANTFVFLPFLLMVGLLYTVPVYWLVGLRRNMDGFLYFAMVVWMVVLMSNSFTACFSALVPNFIMGTSIIAGLMGSFFLFSGYFLSKKKIPNYWIFMHYLSLFKYPFECFLINEYGGKGGKRCLESERGECKLFANDFLRQQDLKESQKWSNLAVMLCFILGYRVLCYLILWYRCYRTRS; from the coding sequence ATGGAACTTCCGGTTACAGCACCGGATTCCGGTGGCCGGAATAAAGTTTCTTATACCATAGAAACCATAAATCTTTCCTATGCACTCCCTAGTTTACATGATGAATTCAGTTGGATTTTTTGCTGCAACATTCCTAAGATACCCCAGAAGTTCATCATTAAGGATGTCAATTGTGAAGCAAGGCCAGGACAGATTACAGCTATTGCTGGTCCTAGTGGAGCTGGAAAAACAACACTGCTAGAAATTCTTGCAGGGAAAATATCACCAACAAAAGTCACTGGCCAGGTACGAGTTAATGGTCATCCTGTGAATGCCAAATGTTTTCGAAGATTATCAGGGTATGTCACCCAAGAAGATGCCCTGTTTCCTCTGCTTACAGTTGAAGAAACACTCATGTATAGTGCTCTTCTGAGGCTACCAGGTGGGGAAAAAGAGGCTGCAAATAGAGTTGGAGTGCTGATCAAGGAGCTTGGTTTGGAACATGTAGCTGGTTCCAGAGTTGGGGAAGGATCAAACAAGGGGATTTCAGGTGGTGAAAGGCGTAGGGTGTCGATTGGAGTTGAACTAGTACATGACCCTGCTGTGATTCTCATTGATGAACCAACTTCTGGGCTGGATTCAGCATCAGCACTTCATGTCATATCACTGCTTCAGCTGATGGTGGCTAATCAAGGCAAGACAATTGTCTTGACTATCCACCAACCCGGTTTTCGGATTCTTGAACTGTTTGATCGACTTGTTTTGCTGTCAAATGGTTGTGTTCTTCACAATGGTTCACTGAAATACCTAGAAGAGAGGATCAAGTTTTCTGGTCTCCAGATTCCACCCCACATCAATGTGCTTGAATTTGCCATTGATGTCACAGGCAGCATAGTAATTCAAACTTCTGAAACTCCCAATATCCATTTCTATCTCAAGGATCATGATGAAAAGAGGGAAAGCCTAAGGGTAGATGATGAGGGAATTACAATTTCCAACCACAATGACATTGTAGAGAAGTGTCCTTTCTACTCAAATTCTCACATTGAGGAGATCTTAATACTGGGAGGAAGATTTTGTAAGAACATATTCAGAACCAAGCAACTTTTTGCGACCAGAATAATACAAGCATTGGTAGCAGGCTTTATATTGGGGTCAATATTCATGAATGTTGATAACAACCTAGGGCAGGTTGCTTTTCAGACCAGACTAGGATTCTTCGCGTTCAGTCTAACATTCTTGCTCTCCTCCATGACAGAAGGCTTGCCCATTTTCCTGCAAGAGAGAAGAATCTTTATGAGGGAGACTTCAAGAGGAGCATACAGAGTATCCTCTTATGTTGTGGCTAACACCTTTGTCTTCCTTCCTTTCCTCTTAATGGTTGGGCTTCTATACACTGTCCCAGTTTACTGGCTCGTTGGTCTAAGGCGAAACATGGATGGGTTCCTCTACTTTGCTATGGTGGTTTGGATGGTTGTCTTAATGTCAAATTCTTTCACAGCATGTTTCAGTGCACTTGTGCCAAACTTCATCATGGGAACATCTATTATTGCTGGATTGATGGGGTCTTTCTTCCTGTTCTCGGGCTATTTCCTTTCGAAAAAGAAGATACCTAATTACTGGATCTTCATGCATTACTTAAGTCTGTTTAAATACCCATTTGAGTGCTTCTTGATAAATGAGTATGGAGGTAAGGGAGGTAAAAGATGTTTAGAAAGTGAAAGAGGAGAATGCAAGTTGTTTGCAAATGACTTCTTGAGACAGCAAGACCTCAAAGAATCACAGAAATGGAGCAACTTAGCTGTGATGCTGTGTTTCATCTTAGGTTACAGAGTCCTCTGTTACCTAATTTTATGGTACAGATGTTACAGAACCAGAAGTTAG
- the LOC107808462 gene encoding cold-responsive protein kinase 1: MACFGFCLRGNASPTHNHLTEIDEEISTIENARVYHYKELQAATEDFCPVNKIGKGGFGSVYKGRLKDGKLAAIKVLSVESKQGVREFLTEIKVISSIEHENLVKLYGCCAEGDHRILVYGYLENNSLAQTLLGGAHSSLQFSWKTRTKICIGVARGLAFLHEEVQPYIVHRDIKASNILLDRDLTPKISDFGLAKLIPADMTHVSTRVAGTLGYLAPEYAIRGQLTRKADVYSFGILLLEIVSGRCNTNKRLPIEQQYLLERAWKLYKKGELIELVDTSLGDDFNVDEACRFLKVSLLCTQVMPKSRPSMSTVVRLLIGEVEVDDEEISEPGMLSDLLSLRSNKNTSSDSLSAGSGKQVDSSSSMNTTTTHGTMTFTSINDRKS, from the exons ATGGCTTGTTTTGGTTTCTGCCTAAGAGGGAATGCATCTCCCACACACAACCATCTAACAGAAATTGATGAAg AAATTTCAACCATTGAGAATGCAAGGGTGTATCACTACAAGGAATTGCAGGCTGCAACTGAAGATTTTTGCCCTGTAAACAAAATAGGCAAAGGAGGGTTTGGTTCTGTCTACAAG GGGAGGCTAAAAGATGGAAAATTGGCTGCTATTAAGGTACTTTCTGTTGAATCGAAACAAGGTGTAAGGGAGTTTTTGACAGAAATAAAGGTGATCTCAAGTATAGAACATGAAAACCTGGTGAAGTTGTATGGCTGTTGTGCGGAAGGGGATCATAGAATATTGGTGTATGGCTACCTGGAAAATAATAGTCTTGCTCAAACTCTGCTTG GTGGTGCCCATAGTAGCCTCCAGTTTAGTTGGAAAACACGAACTAAAATATGCATTGGTGTTGCACGAGGACTTGCATTCCTCCATGAAGAAGTCCAACCTTATATAGTTCATAGAGACATTAAAGCAAGTAACATCCTTCTCGACAGAGACCTGACCCCAAAGATCTCAGATTTTGGTCTTGCTAAGCTTATTCCAGCTGATATGACCCATGTTAGCACTCGTGTGGCAGGAACTCT AGGTTATTTGGCCCCTGAGTATGCCATCAGAGGGCAGTTGACTCGGAAAGCAGATGTATACAGTTTTGGGATTCTCCTTTTGGAAATCGTTAGTGGAAGATGCAACACAAACAAGCGGTTACCTATTGAACAACAATATCTACTTGAACGG GCATGGAAACTTTACAAGAAGGGGGAGCTCATTGAATTGGTAGATACGTCATTGGGAGACGACTTCAATGTTGATGAGGCTTGCAGATTCTTGAAGGTGTCTCTCTTATGCACCCAAGTCATGCCCAAGAGCCGGCCATCGATGTCCACTGTTGTGAGATTGCTGATTGGTGAGGTGGAAGTGGATGACGAAGAGATATCTGAACCAGGCATGTTATCAGACCTACTGAGTCTCAGGAGTAACAAGAATACCTCATCAGACTCGCTCTCTGCTGGCTCAGGAAAACAAGTTGATTCCTCTTCATCTATGAACACAACAACGACACATGGAACTATGACTTTCACATCAATAAATGACCGAAAAAGCTGA